One window of Xylocopa sonorina isolate GNS202 chromosome 9, iyXylSono1_principal, whole genome shotgun sequence genomic DNA carries:
- the LOC143427130 gene encoding uncharacterized protein LOC143427130: MKLTIVLAVLCCLVISALSSPVPTISEEKTSTKNVVATGRQAADQPAASDDDDDDDDDDDVDFDITGEDDDDDDDDDDDDDDDDSDYLERLIEDILGDDDDEEDDDDVAASPAKPQTPSVAPAAVQALPAAVEADLNAAAAQEAEQAAESAAETTGIDNETTGGEEDEGNAVGEGQAVSGIHESGLEGAESVSNPVHVPAVSTNAADDEDDDDDDDEVEDLVYTEDDDDEDDDDDDDDDDDDDDGGITDIAGARQARMMQSGPSNDVSAIYVAKYNRFVDNILGRVNKILRANYDPVAVKLTNPNAKSKSKKQKNKSKTKKNSSKSGTKKSSLGATAVTTMKTIEEILGSTQRTFDVTEYITASPTTMEREIISTTPAFEYASRTNMETTTVIGSRAFSSDNTRSNQIRAGTKNKTKNQTANNKKKAKKTKPKARATLYGLASLQRSGDVSVNMMSDHTMIKTKFTLGPLTLKVEKEFGRATKKELRSATATTAEMSGKLSIRVLHGGAATLNSIRVLQPKQVRVESADDHDRTREFVWKRSSSIAHLVSEKLSSATKSMLKPPPVVVIAA; encoded by the exons ATGAAATTAACTATAGTATTGGCAGTATTGTGCTGCCTGGTGATCAGCGCGCTCTCATCGCCGGTACCAACGATCTCTGAAGAGAAAACGTCGACTAAGAACGTCGTCGCAACCGGAAGACAGGCTGCCGATCAACCAGCGGCCagcgatgacgacgatgacgacgacgacgacgatgacgtcGACTTCGACATTACAGGCGaagatgacgacgacgacgacgacgatgacgatgacgacgacgacgatgattcTGATTATCTGGAACGTCTCATAGAAGATATATTAG GTGACGACGATGAcgaggaggacgacgacgacgtcgcAGCAAGCCCTGCGAAGCCGCAGACCCCATCCGTCGCTCCAGCAGCAGTGCAAGCACTTCCGGCGGCTGTCGAGGCTGATTTGAACGCGGCTGCGGCTCAGGAAGCGGAACAGGCAGCCGAGTCCGCCGCTGAGACCACTGGCATCGATAACGAGACGACTGGCGGCGAGGAGGACGAGGGTAACGCCGTTGGCGAGGGCCAAGCTGTTTCCGGTATCCACGAGTCCGGTCTCGAAGGTGCGGAATCCGTGTCGAACCCCGTCCACGTGCCCGCCGTGTCGACGAACGCGgcggacgacgaggacgacgacgacgacgacgacgaggtcgAGGATCTGGTCTACActgaggacgacgacgacgaggatgacgacgacgacgatgacgacgacgacgacgacgacgacggtggcATCACCGACATCGCTGGCGCCAGGCAAGCAC GTATGATGCAGTCAGGGCCAAGCAACGACGTCTCAGCGATATACGTAGCGAAGTACAATCGTTTCGTGGACAATATTTTAGGAAGAGTTAATAAAATTCTGCGTGCTAATTACGATCCAGTGGCGGTGAAACTGACCAACCCTAATGCCAAATCGAAGTCGAAGAAACAGAAGAACAAGAGCAAAACTAAGAAGAACAGCAGCAAAAGTGGCACAAAGAAGAGTAGTTTGGGAGCAACTGCGGTGACCACCATGAAAACGATCGAGGAAATTCTTGGAAGCACGCAG AGAACCTTCGATGTTACCGAATACATAACAGCATCCCCTACTACCATGGAAAGAGAAATAATCTCAACTACTCCTGCATTTGAATATGCAAGCAGAACAAATATGGAAACCACCACAGTTATCGGCAGCCGAGCATTTAGCTCGGATAATACGAGGTCGAATCAAATTCGTGCTGGAACAAAGAACAAAACGAAAAACCAGACTGCCAATAACAAAAAGAAG GCGAAGAAAACAAAACCAAAAGCAAGAGCTACCCTCTATGGACTTGCGAGTCTTCAAAGATCAGGGGACGTGTCTGTAAACATGATGAGCGACCATACTATGATCAAGACGAAATTTACCCTTGGACCTTTGACATTGAAGGTCGAGAAGGAATTTGGTAGAGCTACAAAGAAAGAATTGAGAAGCGCGACTGCAACCACTGCTGAAATGTCCGGAAAGCTGAGCATTCGAGTTCTTCATGGTGGTGCTGCTACCCTCAACTCCATCCGAGTTCTGCAACCAAAACAA GTACGAGTGGAGAGCGCCGACGACCACGACAGAACGCGTGAATTCGTTTGGAAGAGATCGTCGAGTATCGCTCATTTAGTATCGGAGAAATTATCATCAGCCACAAAGTCGATGCTTAAGCCACCACCTGTTGTGGTCATAGCCGCTTAA
- the LOC143427133 gene encoding methylglutaconyl-CoA hydratase, mitochondrial translates to MGPLTTNMRQTLSCLCKTTLRSMSTNVMLNPKDDTKEVLLKYLDGKDNGIVVLGLNRPTVANAFGKTLVHQLSDAISSVREDTKLRVLIIRSLVPKIFCAGADLKERAKMDNSEVSKFVSFLRTMMSNLESLPTPVISAIDGPALGGGLELALATDIRVAASNAKMGLVETKWAIIPGAGGTQRLPRIVGVAKAKELIYTSRLVDGEQAMEIGLINQVVPQNKSGDAAYQAALTIAREILPNGPIGVKMAKSAISKGLQVPITDGLEIEKQCYRKVIETQDRIEGLAAFAAKRIPIYQGM, encoded by the exons ATGGGTCCTTTAACAACAAATATGAGACAGACTCTTAGTTGCCTCTGCAAAACTACACTAAGGTCAATGTCTACCAATGTGATGCTAAATCCAAAAGATGATACAAAAGAGGTATTACTTAAATACTTGGATGGAAAGGACAATGGTATTGTGGTATTGGGATTAAATCGGCCCACTGTTGCTAATGCATTTGGTAAAACATTAGTTCATCAGCTGAGCGATGCCATTTCTTCCGTTAGGGAAGATACAAAACTGCGAGTATTAATTATTCGCAGTTTGGTCCCAAAAATTTTCTGTGCTGGCGCAGATTTAAAAGAGAGAGCAAAGATGGACAATTCAGAAGTTTCAAAATTCGTTTCTTTCTTGAGAACTATGATGAGCAATCTAGAGTCCTTGCCAACTCCAGTTATATCTGCTATAGATGGCCCTGCACTGGGTGGTGGACTAGAGCTTGCTCTAGCTACAGACATTAGAGTTGCAGCATCGAATGCCAAAATGGGCCTTGTAGAAACAAAATGGGCTATTATTCCTGGAGCTGGTGGTACACAACGACTTCCACGAATAGTTGGAGTTGCTAAAGCCAAGGAACTTATTTATACATCACGTTTAGTTGATGGTGAACAAGCTATGGAGATTGGTTTGATAAATCAAGTGGTTCCACAAAATAAAAGCGGTGACGCAGCTTATCAGGCTGCTTTAACAATTGCTAGAGAAATTTTACCCAATGGCCCTATTGGAGTTAA AATGGCAAAATCAGCAATCTCTAAAGGTCTTCAAGTACCTATCACAGACGGGCTTGAAATTGAAAAGCAATGTTACAGAAAAGTAATAGAAACACAGGATAGAATTGAAGGACTTGCAGCATTTGCAGCAAAGCGCATACCTATTTATCAGGGAATGTAA
- the Pmm2 gene encoding phosphomannomutase, whose product MKKIICLFDVDGTLTDPRQAIKPSVEKFLLETVKKEFDLAVVGGSDLNKIKEQLGGKTIFEKYKYIFAENGLIAFRDGKQLPTETIQSNIGEEVLQDFINFCLKYISELHLPFKRGTFIEFRTGMLNVSPVGRNCTKEERIQFYEYDREHQIRQKFIQTLKKEFPDLPLTYSIGGQISFDVFPFGWDKTYCLRHIVGYDEIHFFGDKTAEGGNDYEIYESDLTVGHRVTCPEDTVNQLNVLMALLRERREREQLGLPMQHA is encoded by the exons ATGAAGAAGATCATATGCTTATTTGATGTCGATGGCACGCTTACAGATCCCAGACAG GCAATTAAGCCATCTGTGGAGAAATTCCTTTTGGAGACTGTTAAGAAGGAATTTGATTTAGCTGTTGTTGGAGGATCAGATTTGAATAAGATTAAAGAACAATTAGGAGGTAAAACCatttttgaaaaatataaatatatttttgcaGAGAACGGGCTTATCGCCTTTAGAGATGGTAAACAATTACCCACAGAA ACAATTCAAAGTAACATCGGTGAAGAGGTATTGCAAGATTTCATCAATTTTTGTTTAAAGTACATATCGGAATTACATTTGCCATTCAAACGGGGAACTTTCATAGAGTTTAGAACAGGCATGCTTAATGTCTCACCGGTTGGTCGTAATTGTACTAAAGAAGAACGTATTCAGTTTTATGAATACGACCGTGAGCATCAGATTCGTCAAAAATTTATTCAAACTCTCAAGAAGGAATTTCCAGATCTTCCTTTAACATATAGTATTG GAGGTCAAATATCTTTTGATGTATTTCCCTTTGGCTGGGACAAGACATATTGCCTTAGACATATCGTAGGATATGATGAAATACATTTCTTTGGTGACAAAACAGCAGAAGGTGGAAATGATTATGAAATTTATGAAAGCGATTTAACTGTTGGACATCGTGTTACTTGTCCAGAAGATACTGTTAATCAACTTAATGTCCTCATGGCACTTCTTAGAGAGCGAAGGGAACGTGAACAATTGGGGCTTCCTATGCAACATGCATAA